Proteins encoded together in one Tripterygium wilfordii isolate XIE 37 chromosome 14, ASM1340144v1, whole genome shotgun sequence window:
- the LOC120014054 gene encoding uncharacterized protein LOC120014054, producing MAREEVKVVFIDTQYVQTDPVNFKSVVQRLTGKDSAGSSNVDAKLNSSLPTTHYGPPTGHTGGVSMPFYGNSMLEVSPVEYFWYHNLLG from the coding sequence ATGGCTCGTGAAGAGGTGAAGGTGGTATTTATTGATACCCAGTACGTTCAAACTGACCCTGTGAACTTCAAATCAGTGGTTCAGAGGCTTACGGGCAAGGACTCAGCTGGCTCCTCCAATGTCGACGCCAAATTAAATTCATCGCTGCCAACCACCCATTACGGCCCCCCGACAGGCCATACTGGTGGTGTTAGCATGCCGTTTTACGGTAATTCAATGCTAGAGGTGTCTCCTGTGGAATATTTCTGGTATCATAACTTGTTGGGATGA